The Pyrus communis chromosome 2, drPyrComm1.1, whole genome shotgun sequence genome includes a window with the following:
- the LOC137725547 gene encoding auxin-induced protein 15A-like yields the protein MGFHLRGKKNHRHSTMNRDASKANIIPKGYFAVYVGESQRKRFVIPISYLNEPSFQDLLSQAEEEFGYDHPMGGITIPCSEDRFLHLISSSSG from the coding sequence atggGTTTCCATTTGCGCGGAAAGAAAAATCATCGACACTCAACAATGAACCGGGATGCTTCAAAAGCCAACATTATTCCGAAGGGCTATTTTGCGGTCTATGTTGGGGAAAGTCAAAGGAAGCGGTTTGTGATTCCGATATCGTACTTGAACGAGCCTTCATTCCAAGACTTGCTAAGTCAGGCTGAAGAGGAATTTGGATATGATCATCCTATGGGTGGAATCACAATCCCTTGCAGTGAAGACAGATTCCTTCACCTCATTTCTAGCTCCAGTGGATGA
- the LOC137725542 gene encoding L-galactose dehydrogenase-like, with the protein MASQPLPKVELRELGNTGLKLSCVGFGASPLGNVFGPVSDDEAIGSVREAFRRGINFFDTSPYYGGTLSEKVLGKTLKALGVPRSEYVVATKCGRYADGFDFSADRVTKSIDESLERLQLDYVDILQCHDIEFGSLDQIVNETIPALKKLKEAGKIRFIGITGLPLGIFTYVLDRVPAGTVDVVLSYCHYGINDSTLEELLPYLKSKGVGIISASPLAMGLLTESGPPEWHPASAELKSACRAAAVYCKERGNNISKLALQYSLSNKDISSVLVGMNSIKQVEENVTAAVELATVGKNEKTLAEVEAILKPVKNQTWPSGIQQS; encoded by the exons atggctTCACAACCGCTGCCAAAGGTTGAACTCCGAGAGCTTGGCAATACAGGCCTCAAGCTCAGCTGCGTCGGCTTCGGTGCCTCCCCTCTCGGCAACGTCTTCGGTCCCGTCTCCGATGACGAAGCCATCGGCTCTGTTCGCGAAGCCTTCCGCCGAGGCATCAACTTCTTTGACACCTCTCC GTATTATGGAGGGACTTTGTCAGAAAAGGTGCTTGGTAAAACGCTAAAAGCTCTAGGTGTGCCGAGAAGCGAGTACGTTGTGGCAACCAAGTGTGGACGCTATGCTGACGGTTTTGATTTCAGTGCTGATAGAGTGACTAAGAGCATTGATGAGAGCTTGGAGAGATTGCAGCTAGATTACGTCGATATACTGCAATGCCATGACATTGAATTTGGGTCTCTGGACCAG ATTGTAAACGAGACAATCCCTGCCCTAAAGAAACTGAAAGAAGCAGGGAAGATTCGTTTCATTGGTATCACAGGACTTCCATTGGGAATTTTCACATATGTTCTTGATCGCGTACCAGCTGGCACAGTGGACGTGGTCCTGTCATATTGCCACTACGGTATTAATGATTCAACATTGGAGGAGCTACTACCATACCTCAAGAGCAAAGGTGTTGGAATCATTAGTGCTTCTCCACTTGCAATGGGTCTGCTTACTGAGAGTGGTCCTCCAGAATGGCACCCCGCATCTGCTGAACTGAAG TCTGCCTGCCGAGCTGCTGCTGTCTATTGTAAAGAGAGAGGGAATAATATTTCAAAGTTAGCTCTGCAATACAGCTTGTCCAATAAGGATATCTCATCAGTGCTGGTCGGCATGAACTCTATTAAACAG GTTGAGGAAAATGTCACTGCTGCTGTGGAGCTCGCGACTGTTGGCAAGAATGAGAAAACTCTAGCAGAGGTTGAAGCTATTCTGAAACCGGTGAAGAATCAGACATGGCCTAGCGGAATCCAGCAGAGCTGA